The following are encoded in a window of Cygnus atratus isolate AKBS03 ecotype Queensland, Australia chromosome 8, CAtr_DNAZoo_HiC_assembly, whole genome shotgun sequence genomic DNA:
- the RGS8 gene encoding regulator of G-protein signaling 8, with the protein MAALLIPRRNRGMRTRLGCLSHKSDSYNDFTAILPDKPNRALKRLSTEEATRWADSFDVLLSHKYGLAAFRAFLKTEFSEENLEFWLACEDFKKTRSAAKLASKAQRIFEEFIDVQAPREVNIDFQTRELTRRNMQEPSLSCFDQAQGKVHSLMEKDSYPRFLRSKIYTDLLSQTQRRLS; encoded by the exons ATGGCTGCCTTACTGATCCCACGGAG GAACAGAGGGATGAGGACTCGCCTGGGCTGCCTGTCTCACAAATCAGACTCATATAATGATTTCACAGCTATTCTTCCGGACAAGCCCAACCGGGCTTTGAA aagaCTGTCAACAGAAGAAGCAACAAGATGGGCAGACTCCTTTGATGTCCTTTTGTCCCATAAAT ATGGGCTGGCCGCTTTCCGCGCTTTCCTGAAGACAGAGTTCAGCGAGGAAAACCTCGAGTTCTGGCTCGCCTGCGAGGACTTCAAGAAGACCCGCTCAGCAGCCAAACTGGCATCCAAGGCCCAGCGGATCTTTGAGGAGTTCATCGACGTGCAGGCTCCTCGAGAG GTGAACATAGACTTCCAGACTCGGGAGCTGACGAGAAGAAACATGCAGGAGCCCTCCCTCTCTTGCTTTGACCAAGCTCAGGGGAAGGTGCACAGCCTGATGGAAAAAGACTCTTATCCCAGGTTCCTGAGATCCAAAATTTACACAGACCTGCTATCTCAAACCCAGAGGAGGCTCAGCTAA